One window from the genome of Archaeoglobus neptunius encodes:
- a CDS encoding Clp1/GlmU family protein: protein MRLKKGNTILVRGRVKIEGEAEVLGAQLREFSSHKYVPVYCRGDCEIQVDGEYRIVDGETIPESWKRLAEKEWDTLFILGGTDSGKSTLAAFLANKVGGCYVLDLDIGQSDIAHPGAMGYGFVKNCPTLSHAEMINGYFVGTISPMGREARCLRGVARLWRELESRDGRKVVDTTGWVRGVRARDYKLAKMEIIQPDIVAYFPPKPPFLDGWKAFEVEKGFVLERNRDERVRLRTDRYEKELRGARLIRAKSEYVRSNLFAGKEMPADFIEDILEAKVCWVRKGNDFLVIVTSERVDVDSGVLKAFKELYDVEDVFLLSENELDGIVAGLYWRDRYLGMGLLRGLEDGEVLIETRHTEFDRIELGEFRISRGKEYIVRVP, encoded by the coding sequence ATGAGACTCAAAAAGGGTAACACAATCCTGGTCAGGGGCAGGGTGAAGATTGAGGGTGAAGCGGAGGTTCTCGGAGCTCAGCTCAGGGAGTTTTCCAGTCACAAGTACGTTCCGGTGTACTGTAGAGGTGATTGTGAGATTCAGGTCGATGGAGAATACAGGATTGTCGATGGAGAGACGATTCCGGAAAGCTGGAAAAGGCTTGCGGAGAAGGAGTGGGATACACTCTTTATTCTGGGAGGTACTGACAGCGGAAAGAGCACTCTTGCCGCATTTCTTGCAAACAAGGTTGGGGGATGTTACGTTCTGGATCTGGACATCGGTCAGTCAGATATAGCCCATCCTGGTGCGATGGGTTACGGTTTTGTTAAAAACTGCCCGACTCTCTCACATGCGGAGATGATAAATGGCTATTTTGTGGGAACGATCTCGCCGATGGGCAGGGAAGCAAGATGTTTGAGGGGTGTGGCAAGGTTGTGGAGAGAACTTGAAAGCAGAGATGGCAGAAAAGTTGTGGACACCACCGGGTGGGTTAGGGGTGTGAGGGCAAGAGATTACAAGCTGGCAAAGATGGAGATAATACAGCCTGATATCGTCGCATATTTTCCACCAAAACCGCCTTTTCTTGATGGTTGGAAGGCTTTTGAGGTTGAAAAAGGCTTTGTTTTGGAGAGAAACAGAGATGAGAGGGTAAGGCTCAGGACGGACAGGTATGAAAAGGAGCTAAGAGGGGCAAGGCTTATCAGGGCGAAGTCCGAATACGTCAGATCCAATCTGTTTGCGGGAAAGGAGATGCCTGCGGATTTCATTGAGGACATTCTTGAAGCAAAAGTTTGCTGGGTGAGAAAGGGAAACGATTTTCTCGTTATAGTCACATCTGAAAGGGTGGATGTGGATTCCGGTGTGTTGAAGGCATTTAAAGAACTTTACGATGTCGAGGATGTCTTTCTCCTCTCCGAGAATGAACTCGATGGAATCGTGGCCGGGTTATACTGGCGAGACAGATACCTGGGTATGGGGCTGTTGAGGGGACTGGAGGACGGGGAAGTTCTGATCGAAACAAGGCACACAGAATTCGATAGAATCGAGCTTGGAGAATTTAGAATTTCTCGAGGGAAGGAATATATAGTCAGGGTTCCATGA
- a CDS encoding thymidylate synthase, translated as MILTRSPDEAKETLIRKVLSEGELCKSRFGNYYSAKPSLVVVEKPEYFGYEFDYDVCGESYSERFLRCVEAAVEKLIKSPHSRRVSIPIWYPKDHNCRNPAAITEISFLVVEKLHLTAFVRSLDSLNYFEHNFDFLIGALEDVSRKTGIEAGSVALLVGIPHIYERDIERAKSFDGNYEEVYGYNRLATHLVEDYISSAWHSALEVIYNNGNRKRTEWGDIFEGQGESLSVHRLFIEIRKPEENKIHDKAPFTEKYGVDYAHNYIMHAAKLDEEVRENILKEGEEYTYAERARYCERDYVKVDQLHSVINKLRDDKCRRDCYVGISRPWDLYSDDPPCLRGYQFSKYGEKLVGTFYMRSNDAYGAMHANMFAFALLTRYIAELTGFDSYAYNHFALDAHIYNEFLEAVRDILYPESPSYSDFI; from the coding sequence ATGATACTGACGAGATCTCCAGATGAAGCAAAGGAAACGCTCATCAGAAAGGTTCTGAGCGAGGGTGAGCTCTGCAAATCGAGATTTGGAAACTATTACTCAGCAAAACCGTCGCTTGTTGTGGTTGAAAAGCCGGAGTATTTCGGGTACGAGTTTGACTATGATGTGTGCGGAGAGAGTTACAGCGAAAGATTTTTGAGGTGCGTCGAGGCCGCAGTGGAGAAGCTGATAAAATCACCCCATTCTCGCAGGGTGTCCATACCAATATGGTATCCCAAAGATCACAATTGCAGAAACCCTGCAGCAATAACCGAGATTTCTTTTCTGGTCGTCGAAAAACTTCACCTGACAGCCTTTGTAAGATCGCTCGATTCCCTGAACTACTTTGAACACAACTTTGACTTTCTGATTGGTGCTCTTGAAGATGTGTCCAGAAAGACGGGTATTGAAGCGGGAAGTGTTGCATTACTTGTTGGCATTCCCCACATCTACGAGAGAGATATTGAGAGAGCAAAAAGCTTCGATGGAAACTACGAAGAAGTTTACGGATACAACAGGCTGGCAACACACCTTGTAGAGGACTACATATCCTCAGCCTGGCACTCAGCCCTTGAGGTAATTTACAACAACGGGAACAGAAAAAGGACCGAATGGGGAGACATATTCGAGGGACAGGGAGAGAGCCTGTCCGTTCACAGACTTTTTATCGAAATAAGAAAGCCTGAGGAGAACAAAATCCACGACAAAGCACCATTTACGGAAAAATACGGAGTGGATTACGCCCACAATTACATAATGCACGCAGCAAAGCTTGACGAAGAAGTGAGGGAGAATATACTCAAAGAGGGTGAAGAGTACACATACGCAGAGAGGGCCAGGTACTGCGAAAGAGACTACGTGAAGGTTGACCAGCTTCACAGCGTTATTAACAAGCTGAGAGACGATAAATGCAGGCGAGATTGTTACGTGGGCATATCCAGACCGTGGGACTTATACAGCGACGACCCACCGTGTCTCAGAGGTTATCAGTTTTCAAAATACGGTGAGAAACTCGTAGGCACCTTCTACATGAGATCCAACGACGCCTACGGGGCCATGCACGCAAATATGTTTGCCTTTGCCCTGCTCACCAGATACATTGCAGAGCTGACGGGTTTTGACAGCTATGCCTACAATCACTTTGCTCTAGATGCCCACATATACAACGAGTTTCTGGAAGCGGTTAGGGACATTCTCTACCCCGAGTCCCCGTCATACTCAGACTTCATCTAA
- the artA gene encoding archaeosortase A, whose product MLAETIAAISLIPMLVYVKTRTRISGFIAWTLFALACLTKVPVYLGSEDYYNTAVFILAVVFFSVMAFRILTKNSEVFIEVTAFSALAFAVYFPFAFVNFLNTWIIDTTAILTTMVGHVLGFELVSHGNVITVNGKSVTIILACTAIESIALFTGATLGIKADTGRKIKAFLVSSPVIYILNLFRNVFVSVAYGYSWFGENSFYIAHHVIAKILSTIALVAIAYAVFKVLPELAELIYSLKDEIVGEGQ is encoded by the coding sequence ATGCTGGCTGAAACCATTGCTGCCATCTCTCTGATTCCGATGCTTGTCTACGTGAAGACGCGAACGCGAATTTCAGGGTTTATCGCATGGACTCTCTTTGCACTTGCCTGTCTGACAAAAGTACCGGTTTACCTCGGCTCTGAGGACTACTACAACACCGCAGTTTTCATACTTGCGGTTGTATTTTTCTCAGTAATGGCATTCAGAATCTTGACGAAAAATTCAGAGGTATTTATTGAAGTTACTGCATTTTCTGCCCTTGCATTTGCTGTATACTTCCCGTTTGCCTTCGTGAACTTTCTGAATACATGGATAATCGACACCACTGCGATCCTGACCACGATGGTGGGTCACGTGCTGGGTTTTGAACTCGTTAGCCATGGAAACGTGATCACGGTAAACGGAAAAAGCGTGACAATAATTCTCGCCTGTACAGCAATAGAGAGCATTGCCCTTTTTACAGGCGCAACGCTGGGAATTAAAGCCGATACAGGCAGAAAGATCAAAGCATTCCTGGTATCATCACCGGTGATATATATCCTAAACCTTTTCAGGAACGTGTTTGTAAGCGTTGCCTACGGATACTCCTGGTTTGGAGAAAACAGCTTTTACATTGCCCACCATGTCATAGCAAAAATCCTTTCAACAATTGCTCTTGTCGCCATAGCATATGCGGTCTTCAAAGTGCTTCCGGAACTTGCGGAACTCATTTATTCCCTTAAAGACGAGATCGTGGGGGAGGGTCAATGA
- a CDS encoding phosphatidylserine decarboxylase — protein sequence MIERSGYPPIIIFTVLAGISYIISPAITILFLAAALFTAYFFRDPDRRIGEGIVSPADGKIDYIEGSRIEIFMSPFDCHVNRSPVSGKVISVRFIEGSTPPAFIRRAGVRTNEILIEGEDGIFRVLQMAGIFARRIVSYVREGDYVRKGDRIGMIRFGSRVVLEVPEGYTFIRKVGEKIKAGETVAVKDESIQRS from the coding sequence ATGATAGAGAGGAGCGGGTATCCACCAATCATAATTTTCACAGTTCTTGCCGGGATATCCTACATTATTTCACCCGCAATAACCATCCTGTTCCTCGCCGCAGCCCTGTTTACAGCGTATTTTTTCCGCGACCCTGACAGGAGGATTGGAGAGGGCATAGTCTCTCCAGCAGACGGCAAGATTGACTACATTGAAGGGAGCAGGATTGAAATTTTCATGTCCCCCTTCGACTGCCATGTCAACAGATCACCCGTCAGCGGGAAGGTTATTTCGGTGAGGTTCATAGAGGGGAGTACTCCACCTGCATTCATCAGAAGAGCAGGAGTCAGAACGAATGAGATTCTGATAGAGGGGGAAGACGGAATATTCAGGGTTCTGCAGATGGCCGGGATCTTTGCACGAAGGATCGTGAGCTACGTTAGAGAGGGCGATTATGTGAGGAAGGGAGACAGGATAGGTATGATCCGATTCGGTTCGAGGGTTGTTCTTGAGGTGCCTGAAGGTTACACCTTCATCAGGAAAGTCGGCGAAAAGATTAAAGCCGGGGAAACAGTTGCAGTAAAGGATGAGAGTATTCAGAGAAGTTAG
- the pssA gene encoding CDP-diacylglycerol--serine O-phosphatidyltransferase, whose protein sequence is MRVFREVSLADSFTVLNALFGFSAIVYVLLYGIEAHAFALFYLSTFADGIDGFVARKTEKSPFGKEMDSLADSISFGVFPAVLMVRYSASLFPFAALLLAFSILRLARFNTLKFSDFYGVPTLVTALIITSLIRISGDYYTIALSAFALSFLMISDIIYPRIRDPIIFAVLGVVLISAIFFAEMCIAILILTGIYVIYPVIKEVMGRWKQRKVKKLLSKQE, encoded by the coding sequence ATGAGAGTATTCAGAGAAGTTAGCCTGGCCGATTCATTTACAGTTCTCAATGCCCTTTTCGGTTTCTCGGCCATTGTATACGTCCTTCTGTACGGTATTGAGGCGCACGCCTTTGCCCTGTTCTACCTCTCAACATTTGCAGACGGAATTGACGGTTTTGTTGCACGAAAAACGGAAAAAAGCCCGTTTGGTAAGGAAATGGACTCTCTGGCTGATTCAATATCCTTCGGTGTTTTCCCTGCAGTTCTGATGGTCAGATACTCTGCCAGTTTATTCCCGTTCGCAGCCCTTCTTCTTGCCTTCTCAATACTGAGGCTCGCAAGATTCAATACCCTTAAATTTTCTGATTTCTACGGTGTTCCAACTCTCGTTACCGCACTGATCATAACATCTCTAATACGAATATCGGGGGATTACTACACAATCGCACTCTCAGCCTTTGCCCTTTCTTTCCTGATGATCTCCGACATCATCTATCCACGAATACGTGATCCAATAATTTTTGCTGTGCTTGGTGTGGTACTGATTTCGGCAATTTTCTTTGCCGAGATGTGCATTGCAATCCTGATTCTCACAGGTATTTACGTCATCTATCCGGTTATTAAGGAGGTGATGGGGAGATGGAAGCAAAGGAAAGTGAAGAAGCTGCTTTCGAAGCAGGAATAA
- a CDS encoding dihydroneopterin aldolase family protein, with amino-acid sequence MEAKESEEAAFEAGIKLGALFHQFIGVPVSEKNAEILERAMESCMLLQPYVVEAEVRINREKLRAVSDFGYTSLMPDMLYARVKVKLGDVEASAVLEWREDMKYPLMRLIR; translated from the coding sequence ATGGAAGCAAAGGAAAGTGAAGAAGCTGCTTTCGAAGCAGGAATAAAACTGGGTGCCTTGTTCCACCAGTTCATCGGTGTTCCCGTTTCTGAGAAAAATGCAGAAATCCTTGAGAGGGCAATGGAAAGCTGCATGCTACTGCAACCCTATGTCGTCGAGGCCGAGGTTAGAATAAATAGAGAGAAGCTGAGGGCCGTGTCCGATTTCGGATACACCTCACTGATGCCCGACATGCTTTACGCCAGAGTTAAGGTGAAGCTGGGAGATGTGGAGGCTTCAGCGGTACTCGAGTGGAGGGAGGATATGAAGTACCCGTTGATGAGGCTCATTCGATGA
- the pyrH gene encoding UMP kinase, producing the protein MKIVISLGGSVFGNDVARIREFSRVLDIIAENHQTFIVVGGGKLAREYIAKARELGASETFCDYIGIAATRMNAMLLISAMKSAARKVPADFMEAEELSKNSRAVVMGGTFPGHTTDATAALLAEFVGADLFINATNVDGVYSGDPRKVRDAVRYERLRPSELVEIVGKGSMKAGANVVVDLLAAKIIERSGVRTYVILGEPENLLKAVDGDVVGTIIE; encoded by the coding sequence ATGAAGATCGTGATCTCTCTTGGAGGGTCGGTATTTGGAAATGACGTTGCGAGAATAAGGGAATTCAGCAGGGTTCTGGACATCATCGCTGAAAATCATCAAACCTTTATTGTTGTAGGTGGCGGAAAGCTTGCCAGAGAGTATATTGCAAAGGCGAGAGAGCTTGGGGCGAGTGAAACGTTCTGCGATTACATTGGTATTGCCGCAACAAGAATGAATGCAATGCTGCTAATATCTGCGATGAAAAGTGCTGCCAGAAAAGTTCCAGCAGACTTTATGGAGGCGGAAGAGCTCTCCAAAAACAGCAGAGCTGTGGTGATGGGGGGAACATTCCCCGGGCACACAACTGATGCTACGGCAGCGCTTCTGGCCGAATTTGTTGGTGCTGATCTGTTCATCAATGCCACAAATGTTGACGGGGTCTATTCCGGTGATCCCAGGAAGGTGAGGGATGCAGTCAGATATGAAAGGCTCAGACCCTCAGAACTCGTTGAGATCGTGGGAAAGGGGTCGATGAAGGCTGGAGCGAACGTCGTAGTTGACCTTCTTGCTGCAAAGATAATCGAGAGGAGCGGTGTAAGGACATATGTAATTCTCGGAGAGCCTGAAAATCTGCTGAAAGCTGTGGATGGGGATGTTGTTGGAACAATCATCGAATGA
- the minD gene encoding septum site-determining protein MinD, giving the protein MVRTITIASGKGGTGKTTIAANLGVSLSQLGHDVTIVDADITMANLELILGMEGLPITLQNVLAGEARIDEAIYVGPGGVKVVPAGVSLEGLRKANPEKLEDVLTQIMESTDILILDAPAGLERSAVIAIAAAQELILVVNPEIASITDGLKTKIVAERLGTKVLGVVVNRITTLGIDMAKNEIEAILEARVIGMIPDDPEVRKAAAYGKPVVLRSPNSPAARAIRELAERIAGVKKRVPAEVKEKKKEGALAKMLRIFRLR; this is encoded by the coding sequence ATGGTCAGAACAATCACAATTGCTTCGGGGAAGGGCGGGACAGGCAAAACCACTATTGCGGCAAATCTCGGTGTTTCTCTTTCTCAACTCGGACATGACGTTACAATCGTTGATGCCGATATTACGATGGCGAACCTGGAGCTGATTCTCGGTATGGAGGGGCTTCCCATCACACTCCAGAACGTTCTCGCTGGTGAAGCGAGGATTGATGAGGCAATTTATGTCGGTCCGGGTGGAGTTAAGGTTGTTCCGGCTGGGGTGAGTCTGGAGGGGTTGAGAAAGGCCAATCCTGAAAAACTTGAGGACGTTTTAACGCAGATCATGGAAAGCACCGACATCCTGATCCTTGACGCACCAGCAGGACTTGAAAGGAGTGCCGTTATCGCTATAGCTGCTGCTCAGGAGCTTATACTCGTTGTCAACCCGGAAATTGCCTCAATAACTGATGGACTCAAAACAAAAATCGTTGCAGAGAGACTCGGGACGAAAGTTCTGGGAGTTGTTGTGAACAGGATCACCACTCTCGGGATAGACATGGCCAAAAATGAAATCGAGGCAATTCTTGAAGCGAGGGTTATAGGCATGATACCCGACGACCCGGAGGTGAGAAAGGCCGCAGCTTACGGAAAACCTGTGGTTCTGAGATCACCTAATTCTCCCGCCGCCAGGGCCATCAGAGAACTTGCTGAAAGGATAGCCGGTGTTAAGAAGAGGGTACCTGCAGAGGTCAAGGAGAAGAAGAAGGAGGGTGCTCTGGCGAAAATGCTGAGAATATTCCGGTTAAGGTGA
- a CDS encoding KEOPS complex subunit Pcc1 — MLCHARLEVESKDAESVVRSLKPDDPEWCSCFANEKIIIVVSVEKVGTLLSALDDYLMNIKMCEKILNIL; from the coding sequence GTGCTGTGCCATGCTCGCTTAGAGGTGGAGTCAAAGGATGCCGAAAGCGTTGTTCGGTCGCTGAAGCCGGATGATCCGGAGTGGTGCTCGTGTTTTGCAAATGAAAAAATAATCATAGTTGTAAGCGTGGAAAAGGTAGGGACACTCCTGTCGGCCCTGGATGACTACCTCATGAACATAAAGATGTGCGAAAAAATATTAAATATACTTTAA
- a CDS encoding DHHA1 domain-containing protein: MTSSSSAISLLRERARKAADLVEKHDFVRVYTHHDADGISAGAIIARSLLKAGKSFQISFLKGLNESFEYEKGELLLFADMGSGYADLISEVDADVVVLDHHIPSGGINPKRNLAHVNPHLVGMDGTYELSASGVSYFFANELGKNKDLASVAVVGMLGDKQKITGGNAEVVREGIEAGVIEERKGISLPSGKLRDSLVRSLEPFLDFYGNDDEIEEFLSKARLDGEREIDELEDDELRRLADAVVLRLLKQGAYTGVFEQIIGKRLVLKNMLLKNSSTLVDVVNSCGRAGDMSVALSLLLGDVGCLDRAIKINYDYTMQVLEEIRRRKEEVRNGFCIRYIVMENGLSASPIATVLSRYLMADKPLIVVNIKDEYAKVSARTNESLAERVDLAEVMKLAAEKVGGRGGGHRVAAGANLSADKVDEFLKEVDRLCCAMLA; encoded by the coding sequence ATGACGAGTTCGAGCTCGGCAATTAGTCTTTTAAGGGAAAGGGCAAGGAAAGCAGCGGACCTTGTTGAAAAGCACGACTTTGTCAGAGTTTACACGCATCACGATGCTGACGGCATATCGGCGGGGGCCATAATAGCAAGATCTCTTCTAAAAGCCGGAAAAAGCTTTCAGATCTCATTTTTAAAGGGTTTGAATGAGAGTTTTGAGTACGAGAAGGGGGAACTTCTGCTTTTTGCGGACATGGGAAGCGGTTATGCAGACCTGATTTCTGAGGTTGATGCCGATGTTGTGGTTCTTGATCACCACATTCCCAGCGGGGGGATAAACCCGAAGAGGAACCTGGCCCACGTGAATCCGCATTTGGTTGGCATGGACGGTACGTATGAACTTTCAGCCAGTGGTGTTTCGTACTTCTTTGCAAATGAGCTGGGTAAAAATAAAGACCTTGCTTCTGTGGCAGTGGTCGGAATGCTAGGCGACAAGCAGAAAATTACTGGTGGTAATGCAGAAGTTGTTAGAGAGGGTATTGAGGCGGGGGTCATTGAGGAAAGAAAGGGTATATCCCTGCCGTCAGGAAAACTCAGAGATTCTCTGGTAAGAAGTCTCGAACCCTTCCTGGACTTTTACGGAAACGATGATGAGATCGAGGAATTTCTCAGCAAGGCCCGGCTTGATGGAGAAAGGGAAATCGATGAACTGGAAGATGATGAGCTGAGAAGGCTTGCAGATGCCGTTGTTCTGAGACTTTTGAAGCAGGGTGCCTATACCGGTGTTTTCGAGCAGATCATTGGGAAAAGGCTGGTACTCAAAAATATGTTGTTGAAGAACTCCTCTACTCTTGTAGATGTGGTGAACTCTTGCGGAAGGGCTGGAGATATGAGCGTGGCCCTGTCTCTTCTGCTCGGCGATGTTGGATGTCTCGACAGGGCGATAAAAATCAACTACGACTACACCATGCAGGTGCTGGAGGAAATCAGGAGAAGAAAGGAAGAGGTCAGAAACGGATTCTGTATCCGGTATATTGTCATGGAAAATGGTCTGTCTGCCAGCCCAATAGCCACAGTTCTTTCGAGATATCTGATGGCCGATAAGCCCCTGATAGTCGTGAATATAAAGGATGAATACGCAAAGGTGTCTGCAAGGACAAACGAAAGTCTCGCTGAGCGGGTGGATCTTGCAGAGGTGATGAAACTTGCTGCAGAAAAGGTGGGTGGAAGAGGAGGGGGCCACAGAGTGGCAGCAGGGGCAAATCTTTCAGCAGATAAGGTTGACGAGTTTTTGAAGGAGGTTGACAGACTGTGCTGTGCCATGCTCGCTTAG
- a CDS encoding aspartate kinase — translation MRIVMKFGGVSVKDGKNILHCANLVKKFSEGNEIVVVVSAMAGVTDALIRAASKCCSEPSAGYIKMFIAEMMQKHYEAIEYAVRNEEIKNKVVATTERLLDELEKVLLGISYLGELTRRSEDYIISFGERLLAPIFSAALLSIGVDSVALTGGDAGIITDRNYGRAKPLPTVYTTIKSRIEPLLTIKKTIPVVTGFIGVTDDGSITTLGRGGSDFTATILAAALEVDEVWLWKEVDGIMTCDPKYVPNAKVIPEISYQEAMELSHFGAKILHPRALEPVMRKRIPVRIKNTFNPDSPGTVIGSRTEDVTDIVKALSLIPKAGIVNISGAGFDFAEIMSEVFRRLSDERVNVIMVAQSSSELNLSIVVDIRDLDKAYSTLKNLENGVIKVDRITDVAVVSAVGSGMAGTPGVAGKIFSALGRNRINVIMISQSCSEYNVSFAVDSSEGVNAVRVVHDEFELGN, via the coding sequence ATGAGAATCGTCATGAAATTTGGAGGAGTAAGTGTAAAGGATGGAAAAAACATTCTTCATTGTGCTAATCTTGTAAAGAAGTTTTCAGAAGGGAATGAAATTGTGGTTGTGGTTTCGGCAATGGCCGGTGTAACAGACGCATTGATTAGGGCAGCAAGCAAGTGCTGTTCGGAACCATCTGCGGGATACATCAAAATGTTCATAGCAGAGATGATGCAGAAGCACTATGAGGCAATTGAGTATGCAGTAAGGAACGAGGAAATAAAGAACAAGGTTGTGGCGACAACAGAACGACTTCTCGATGAGCTGGAGAAGGTTCTGCTCGGTATAAGCTATCTAGGTGAGCTTACAAGAAGGAGCGAGGATTACATCATATCTTTCGGTGAGAGGCTTCTTGCCCCCATATTTTCGGCCGCTCTGCTCTCTATTGGAGTTGATTCCGTAGCTTTAACGGGAGGAGATGCTGGTATAATCACTGACAGGAATTACGGCAGAGCCAAACCGTTGCCCACAGTTTATACGACAATAAAGAGCAGAATTGAACCTCTGCTTACCATAAAAAAGACGATACCCGTCGTCACAGGATTCATCGGTGTAACGGATGACGGCAGTATTACAACCCTCGGAAGGGGCGGTAGCGATTTCACAGCAACTATTCTGGCAGCAGCACTTGAGGTGGATGAGGTCTGGCTGTGGAAAGAGGTTGATGGTATAATGACGTGCGATCCCAAATATGTTCCGAATGCCAAGGTTATACCGGAGATCTCGTATCAGGAGGCCATGGAACTCTCTCATTTCGGAGCGAAAATCCTTCATCCCAGAGCGCTAGAACCGGTGATGAGGAAGAGGATACCTGTAAGAATCAAGAATACCTTCAATCCAGACTCACCGGGAACCGTGATAGGTTCAAGAACGGAGGACGTTACGGACATCGTTAAGGCTCTGAGCCTTATACCAAAGGCCGGAATAGTGAACATCAGTGGAGCGGGCTTTGATTTTGCAGAGATAATGTCTGAGGTTTTCAGAAGACTTTCAGATGAGAGGGTAAATGTCATTATGGTTGCACAGAGCTCTTCGGAGCTCAATCTTTCCATAGTGGTTGACATCAGGGATCTGGATAAGGCCTACAGTACCCTGAAGAACCTGGAAAATGGAGTGATTAAGGTGGACAGGATAACAGATGTTGCAGTTGTGAGTGCCGTTGGTTCGGGAATGGCTGGTACACCCGGTGTTGCAGGAAAGATATTCTCTGCACTTGGAAGGAACAGGATAAACGTAATAATGATCAGCCAGAGTTGTTCTGAGTATAATGTTTCGTTTGCAGTTGACAGTAGTGAAGGTGTTAATGCGGTGAGAGTTGTTCATGACGAGTTCGAGCTCGGCAATTAG
- a CDS encoding sulfide-dependent adenosine diphosphate thiazole synthase, whose protein sequence is MEAEITRAIIESASEEWVEFAESDVIIVGAGPSGLTAAKYIAEKGFKTLVLERRLSFGGGIGGGGMLFHKIVAETEAKDILDDFGIAYKERRNLLVIDAAEMMAKLAVKAIDSGAKILHGVSVEDVIFREDPLAVKGVCVQWSAVEISGLHVDPIFLRSRAVVDATGHDAEVISVAARKIPLEVHVPGERSAHSEVAEKEIVEKTGKVVKGLYAAGMAVAALHNLPRMGPIFGGMLISGKKIADVVAEDLS, encoded by the coding sequence ATGGAAGCTGAAATAACGAGGGCGATAATTGAGTCTGCATCGGAAGAGTGGGTGGAGTTTGCAGAGTCCGATGTTATCATTGTGGGTGCTGGTCCTTCAGGGTTAACTGCTGCGAAATACATTGCGGAAAAGGGATTCAAAACTCTGGTTCTCGAGAGAAGGTTGAGTTTTGGCGGCGGTATTGGTGGCGGGGGAATGCTGTTCCACAAAATCGTGGCCGAAACTGAGGCAAAGGACATCCTCGACGACTTTGGTATAGCATACAAGGAAAGGAGAAACCTTCTGGTAATCGATGCCGCCGAGATGATGGCGAAGCTTGCTGTTAAGGCAATAGATAGTGGGGCTAAGATACTTCACGGTGTTTCAGTGGAGGACGTGATTTTCAGAGAGGATCCACTGGCTGTTAAAGGAGTGTGCGTGCAGTGGAGTGCAGTCGAAATATCCGGCCTTCATGTTGACCCCATTTTCCTGAGAAGCAGAGCTGTTGTGGATGCTACCGGTCATGATGCTGAGGTAATTTCTGTGGCAGCGAGAAAAATACCGCTTGAAGTTCACGTTCCGGGAGAAAGGTCCGCCCATTCCGAGGTTGCTGAGAAGGAAATTGTTGAAAAGACCGGTAAGGTTGTGAAAGGCCTCTATGCTGCAGGTATGGCTGTTGCGGCCCTGCACAATTTGCCAAGAATGGGTCCGATATTTGGCGGAATGCTGATAAGCGGTAAGAAAATAGCGGATGTGGTTGCTGAAGACCTCTCATGA